DNA from Dysgonomonadaceae bacterium PH5-43:
CCACCACGGGGATTGGTGTTGGCGAACTCGGCATTGGGGACAATGTAGTAACCATCAGGGAGATTGACTTCCAGAAATTTCAAAAGTCGCTCTTCGCCTGCATTTACCGGACCGGTATTAAATTTCGGATTTATGATTGTTGCCATGATTCTATTTCTTGTTCTACGAGGGATATTGCTTGGTTTTCTTTAATAGTTGCGTCATCTATTTTTTCAGAATGTTCTTTCATCTTATCAGCAATTATGTCCATCTCTGTTTTATCTAAAATGGGCAATAAAATATTACCTACGTAATCTTCGTTCAATGTGATGATTACAGAACCATACGCAGAGCACTCCATTAAGTGTTTTCCTTGCTGAGTATTAAGATAACAATAAACATATTCAGGAGACATTTTGTCTCTATCAATAACTAATCGTAACGCATGTTCAGAAATAGCTGAGCCAGATAATACATTTCCAACCAAGACTGTATTTCCAATTGTTCCTGAACGAGAAATAAGTATATCTCCTTTTACGACTTGCAGACTATCTAAGTTCGGACTTTTCTTACTAATTTGTTTGGCATAACGAATGGGGTTAAAAAGCATCATGTCTGAGGAAGATAGAAATGGAATACCATCCTCTACATAATTTCGCTTAGCTCTATTTCCTACAAAAATATTTGAAGCGATAGAATTTATTGAAACATACTCGATGTTTTTCTTCTCTTTTTTTATTTCTTCTTGTACAATTGCAAACTGAGCATCAAGTCTATTTGAGAACAAATTTCTTTCGTTTATTTTTAGAACTTTTGTTTGGTAGTTGAATGAAAACTTGCTTTTGTCAATATGCTTTTCAAAAAGAGCAACAGCCTCCTCCAACAACAGATTCGCTTCCACTCTCAAATTTGCCGACTCAACAATCAAATTATGAATTTCTTGTTGCTTGGATTCGGGGAAAATAGGGACTGGGATATTTGCAACCATTTTATCTGTAATATATGGTTGAACTCCTCCTGCAGCTAATTTCCAAAGTAATGTATTTCCTACCTTAGAAGAAAGAAATGAGTATATATAGCCGCTGTATTCAGACGGTTTTGCAACAATTCTGATAATATTGTCAGAGCCCATTGCTTCTTTTTCTTCAAATTCTTTTGTAACGTAAGCGGTTTGTCCGATTGCTCCAACTCTTCCTGTTAAAACCATTCCTTCTTTTAAAAAGGCTGATTCATCATAACCATATTTCCGAGAATTATGATTACATGAATCGAACGGATTTTGTGCGACAACGTCAGAATTACTTAAATAAGGATAACCGTATTCTTTCCTTGTATACACACGTTTATTACGACCAGAGGTAAATATGCTACTGCAAAAATCAATCAATGGTTTATGAGAATGGTTCACTATTGCTCGCTCAAGCATAACGCCGTCTGATAGGTGAAAGCTTCCGTCTATTCTCATCGAGACATTAATTTCCTTGCTATTTAATGCTCCCGTTTTCATAATTTCTCTTCTTTTAAGAATTTTTTATACGCCTCGCTCACTTTGGGTAAATCATCATCCAAGCGTTTTATTTTCTCATTACGGCTTTTGACTGTTTGATTCCCATTTTCATCTATAGTAAGCCATTCTTTTCTATGGTTGAACAGTAATTCCGCCCCATCCTCATCGCGAACATATACCGGAACGCCACGGCGATCTTTCCCCACGGCTTCTACAATTGCCATAAACACATCGTAGTTTTCATCAGCAACTGCAATCAGCTTTTCTTCTGCTGTTTTCTTTTGCAAAAAGAGCAAAGAGGCTTGCACTCCCACTTGTGGAAGGAATGTTTCCACCGGCAAATCGACCGAAGCCAACAGTTTAAAGCGCTCGAGTATCCAAGCTCGAACCGATTCTGTATTGGGGTTCCCCAATATACCGTCGGGCAATACAATTGCCATTTTACCTCCCGGTTTCAAAAAATTGTAGCATTGTTCGATAAACAAAACTTCGGGTGCTTCGCTTGATTTTACCGCACCATTAAATACATAGTTGCCATAAGCATCTTTCACGGGGTTGTGCCCTAATTCATATCGGCTCGATATACTGCGATCTACTTCCACCTTTGCTCCAAATGGAGGATTGGTAAATATCATATCGAATTTTCCAAATGCGTTTTCTCTTGGAAACTCAAAGTTAAAATCTTTGTCCTGACTAATGTCAATGCTTTCTGCTACTTTGGGAGCAACTTTATCTTTATCTACCAATTGCCCTTCTGGATAATCGAGCGAATTGATATTAAAAATATTAGCATGCCCGTCGCCCGCCATTACCATATTCATACGAGCCGCTTTTTTCAAGTCGGGGTCGAAGTCGAAACCGAAAAGCATTCGCTCGGCATATTTTTTCACGGCATTGTTCACTTCATACGAATTGTATTTGTCTTCCAGACGAACTCCCGTCAGGTCATACATGTTACTTGCAATTTTCTTTCGCACATGATCCAATACCATGACTAAAAATCCGCCTGAACCACACGCCGGGTCAAGTACACGGGTATTCTGGTCAGGATCCATCATTTCTACCATACAACGAATTACATTGCGAGGGGTAAAGAACTGTCCTGCCTCCTGTTTCAATGTGTTTGAAACAATGGTTTCGTATGCCGTTCCCTTTACATCAATAGCAGCATCTAAGAAAGAATATTTTGCTAATTCGGAAGCCACATACGCCAATCCGCGTGGAGAAAGATTAATTTGCTCATTCCCATCAAAGACTTCTTTGAACAGATCATCATTCTTCAGTTCATCGAATAACCCTTTTATGCGAATTGCCACTTTGTTTTGTCCGTCTTCGGTATTTTGTTCTTTCACTCCCACCCAGAAACGACGACGGTAGCTAAGCCCTTTCTCCGCATCCATAAAGCGACGTTTTTCATCGTATATTTTACAGAAAATGAGGTTTAACAACTCCCAGAAAGCTGTTTTCTTCATCCCTTCGTTCCCATAAATATAATCGTGGCAACGCTTGAATGTTTTTACCAGCGAATCGTTTGCCGGCTTACGTGGGTGTGCCCGTTCTCCTGCCAACTCCAAATCTTGCATAGATTGACCTTTGCCGGGGAAATCGGAAATGTCGCTGGTTTGAGCTTGTCCGAAATCATCCTTTTCGCATTGAAGATAATGCAAGTCGTTTCCGTTTGTCCAAACACCAAACTCACAATCAGTCGATTCTAAATAAAATCCTAAAGTTGCAAAAACTCCTTTTTTCAGGTCTTTGTCTTTCACTTTGGAGTCGAACACAACTGCAATACGAATCATATTATCCACATCATGTGCTTTCCCTGCTTCAAAGATAGCAAGATCGGCTTTTGCGCGCTTTGTTTTCCCCTCATCATCTTCGTAAGAGAATGGAAAATCACGCTCCATATCATTCAAATCAAAATTATACTCTTCGTTGAGCATCATAATCATTGATTGTAGCGTAAGCTCTTTCTCACTTGCTGTTTTTATCTTTTTTGTCAGAGCACAAATCAACTGATTGTCTTCCAATACGACATCTTCTGTTATGTATTCCTTATTCTGTTCCATATCTTTATTATCTACTCCATTCGTTAAAAATTGATTCCAAACAAGCTAATACTTGTTCATATTGTAAACTCGCATCTGACTCCACCAACTGGTTGATTAATTGGCTTTCTTCGGCAAGTTCTATTTCTTTTGCTAATATCTCACGGAGGTATTCTAATGTTTTCTCGTTGTCCCGTATCAGTAATTTAACATCCCTCGCCATAAGTTGTGCTCCGGCAATGGTTTGATCAAATTCATCCGTTTCGTATAGGTCGTAATGTTCATCAACAGCTCTTTCTGTGTTAATATTCAAATAGTTTGTCAGGAGCAAAGCCATATCGTATGCGTCTTTCGAACCTAACAAGTGGCGATCTTTCCATGCGACCAACTTCAAGATGAATAATCCGGGCAGAGAAGCTATTTTTATAGAAAATTCTCCATCGATTTCTATCCTGATTGTTGAGTCTGCCATTTCGGGAAATCCCCAAACCGACATAGCAATGGTTTCATCCGGTGGCCAGTAGATATTGCCATCATCTTCTGCCACATCGCCAAACGGAACAATATCAATCACATAAATACCTTTGTAGATAAAGCGTTGCTTCTGTTCTCTGCTTTTTGCAAATCCTTCTATCTTAGGAAGATTCTCTTCTATAGATTGAAATTGACTCCAATCCGATATGGCAATGGCGATATCAAGATCATCCGTTTTGCGTTCCGGAATTAAGTCATGCAGATTGCTCAGTATAATATCACGAGCTGTAGCTCCTATTACATAGAAATCCACATTTATGCCACCAAAGAAACCATTCAGTTCCTTTAGCAAATCCTTCAATAGCGGATTGTTTAAATTCTCACTTGAGATATTGTAGCTCATTGTTCAATATTATTTCTGCGGTTTCTATATTTCGGCTATCTCCACTACCCATAAGATCTGCGTAAGTCAAGAGAGGAGAAACTGTATTTTCCTCTACTGTGTCATAAAACAAACGGAATATCTCTATTTTCCCATTCTCATCAGGGATCAGCTTTAACGATTTACCCAAAGATTGCCAAGTGGCATCCGTATAAATGGTAAAGTTTGCCGGAGTAAGATTTCGCGTCATGATACCGGCAGCACATTCGCCCCCCCACAATGTTTTTTCAGGAACAGAAGACAAGTTCAGACTGCTCCAGTTTGCATATTCAGACCTATTCATGAAATTCATCCTTTTTATAAATAACTTGGGACGAAGCACATCATTATAAGCAATAACCCAACGCTTCAGAAGGTCTATTTTATTTTTAAGAACTTTCTTGTTTTTTGTTTTTAAGAGAAATTTTGACTCAACAAGCTCTTGAACAATCGCGCTTACAGAACCCAATGATATTTGGGATAACTCGGAAAGTTCTCGAAATGACTTATTGATATTATCCGGATTAACAAGCAAGCAATATATCAGTTTTATTCCTGCGTCTTGAAAGGCTCGAGGTTGGTTCGTCTTTGGGAGCCGCTCTATTTTCTTCCCTTCAACAATCAGTAAAATGCTATTATGTTGTATGTTGCAGTTTCCCGCGGCATCAATGTAGTTAATTCCTTCTTCGACAAAAGATTTTGCTATAATAGAAGGAATGTATTTAGTAATGAGGAGTACAGGAAGATTTTCCTCTCTTGAAGCATCCTTGAGCTGCTGAAGCACAATACCCTTATTTCCTTGCGTGATTTCAGGCTTCACGTCAACGATAAAACGTTCTTCTTTTATTCGAGCAACACTATTGTTTTCTCTTTTACTGTCTGAGTAAGTTATAGTAATTCCCGTATTTTCAAGCAATTTATCCTTTACTTCCTCTAATAGGACATCTTTTGTTTTCATGGAGCTCGTTCATTTTAATCAGTTGTTCATTGTCAATGAACATGCAAATATAATGAACATTTTTAAATTAGCAAGAAAAAAGTTTAGTTTTTTGAGCTAATGACATCCAGAACTAACGCTCCCTGCATATTTTCCCCCTTTTTACATTTTGTAAACACCTCTTCTGTGGAAAGAATAAATTAGGCAACACTTTTACGCGAAATACTACCCGAAGTGTAGCGAAGGTGTGGA
Protein-coding regions in this window:
- a CDS encoding putative nucleotidyltransferase (product_source=COG4849; cog=COG4849; pfam=PF08843; superfamily=81301), whose amino-acid sequence is MSYNISSENLNNPLLKDLLKELNGFFGGINVDFYVIGATARDIILSNLHDLIPERKTDDLDIAIAISDWSQFQSIEENLPKIEGFAKSREQKQRFIYKGIYVIDIVPFGDVAEDDGNIYWPPDETIAMSVWGFPEMADSTIRIEIDGEFSIKIASLPGLFILKLVAWKDRHLLGSKDAYDMALLLTNYLNINTERAVDEHYDLYETDEFDQTIAGAQLMARDVKLLIRDNEKTLEYLREILAKEIELAEESQLINQLVESDASLQYEQVLACLESIFNEWSR
- a CDS encoding hypothetical protein (product_source=COG4861; cog=COG4861; pfam=PF09952; superfamily=46785), which encodes MKTKDVLLEEVKDKLLENTGITITYSDSKRENNSVARIKEERFIVDVKPEITQGNKGIVLQQLKDASREENLPVLLITKYIPSIIAKSFVEEGINYIDAAGNCNIQHNSILLIVEGKKIERLPKTNQPRAFQDAGIKLIYCLLVNPDNINKSFRELSELSQISLGSVSAIVQELVESKFLLKTKNKKVLKNKIDLLKRWVIAYNDVLRPKLFIKRMNFMNRSEYANWSSLNLSSVPEKTLWGGECAAGIMTRNLTPANFTIYTDATWQSLGKSLKLIPDENGKIEIFRLFYDTVEENTVSPLLTYADLMGSGDSRNIETAEIILNNELQYLK
- a CDS encoding type I restriction enzyme M protein (product_source=KO:K03427; cath_funfam=3.40.50.150; cog=COG0286; ko=KO:K03427; pfam=PF02384,PF13588; superfamily=53335); the protein is MEQNKEYITEDVVLEDNQLICALTKKIKTASEKELTLQSMIMMLNEEYNFDLNDMERDFPFSYEDDEGKTKRAKADLAIFEAGKAHDVDNMIRIAVVFDSKVKDKDLKKGVFATLGFYLESTDCEFGVWTNGNDLHYLQCEKDDFGQAQTSDISDFPGKGQSMQDLELAGERAHPRKPANDSLVKTFKRCHDYIYGNEGMKKTAFWELLNLIFCKIYDEKRRFMDAEKGLSYRRRFWVGVKEQNTEDGQNKVAIRIKGLFDELKNDDLFKEVFDGNEQINLSPRGLAYVASELAKYSFLDAAIDVKGTAYETIVSNTLKQEAGQFFTPRNVIRCMVEMMDPDQNTRVLDPACGSGGFLVMVLDHVRKKIASNMYDLTGVRLEDKYNSYEVNNAVKKYAERMLFGFDFDPDLKKAARMNMVMAGDGHANIFNINSLDYPEGQLVDKDKVAPKVAESIDISQDKDFNFEFPRENAFGKFDMIFTNPPFGAKVEVDRSISSRYELGHNPVKDAYGNYVFNGAVKSSEAPEVLFIEQCYNFLKPGGKMAIVLPDGILGNPNTESVRAWILERFKLLASVDLPVETFLPQVGVQASLLFLQKKTAEEKLIAVADENYDVFMAIVEAVGKDRRGVPVYVRDEDGAELLFNHRKEWLTIDENGNQTVKSRNEKIKRLDDDLPKVSEAYKKFLKEEKL
- a CDS encoding type I restriction enzyme S subunit (product_source=KO:K01154; cath_funfam=3.90.220.20; cog=COG0732; ko=KO:K01154; pfam=PF01420; superfamily=116734), which encodes MKTGALNSKEINVSMRIDGSFHLSDGVMLERAIVNHSHKPLIDFCSSIFTSGRNKRVYTRKEYGYPYLSNSDVVAQNPFDSCNHNSRKYGYDESAFLKEGMVLTGRVGAIGQTAYVTKEFEEKEAMGSDNIIRIVAKPSEYSGYIYSFLSSKVGNTLLWKLAAGGVQPYITDKMVANIPVPIFPESKQQEIHNLIVESANLRVEANLLLEEAVALFEKHIDKSKFSFNYQTKVLKINERNLFSNRLDAQFAIVQEEIKKEKKNIEYVSINSIASNIFVGNRAKRNYVEDGIPFLSSSDMMLFNPIRYAKQISKKSPNLDSLQVVKGDILISRSGTIGNTVLVGNVLSGSAISEHALRLVIDRDKMSPEYVYCYLNTQQGKHLMECSAYGSVIITLNEDYVGNILLPILDKTEMDIIADKMKEHSEKIDDATIKENQAISLVEQEIESWQQS